The Desulfatiglans anilini DSM 4660 genome window below encodes:
- a CDS encoding GNAT family N-acetyltransferase has protein sequence MFFEDRHLPGGLVLGLFKPEDAPGIVECYRNVHGDSFPVPDVYDAAAIIAHNSGDRCYTLVVRTPEGRVVGLAALHLVEQHRRVFEARQLMVAKDYRRRNLAKILNDANIGELPALVSAGAVFSELVCNTPASQKLVRSTASIPRGWSWSACRRRRAPMFRSYICIRSFGMGLKPFICLSATPLLWRIAPPAWGWSGSSTQGCGRAADPRPWPRSRCRLRACCA, from the coding sequence ATGTTTTTCGAGGACAGGCATCTGCCGGGAGGTCTCGTCCTGGGGCTGTTCAAACCCGAAGACGCTCCGGGCATTGTGGAGTGCTACCGGAACGTCCACGGAGATTCCTTTCCCGTCCCCGATGTGTACGACGCGGCGGCCATCATTGCGCACAACTCCGGGGACCGCTGCTACACCCTGGTGGTCAGGACTCCGGAAGGGCGGGTGGTCGGGTTGGCCGCCCTGCATCTGGTCGAACAGCACCGGCGGGTGTTCGAGGCCCGCCAGCTCATGGTTGCCAAGGATTACCGCCGGCGCAATCTGGCGAAAATCCTCAACGACGCCAACATCGGCGAACTGCCGGCTCTTGTGAGTGCCGGGGCTGTATTCAGCGAACTGGTCTGCAACACCCCGGCCTCCCAAAAACTCGTACGCAGCACGGCCTCCATCCCACGGGGCTGGAGCTGGAGTGCCTGCCGTCGCCGGAGGGCCCCAATGTTTCGCTCCTATATATGTATAAGATCTTTCGGGATGGGCCTCAAACCCTTTATCTGCCTGAGCGCTACACCCCTTTTGTGGAGGATTGCACCGCCTGCCTGGGGGTGGAGCGGGTCTTCGACTCAGGGCTGCGGCCGGGCGGCGGACCCTCGGCCTTGGCCGCGGAGCCGGTGCCGATTGCGGGCCTGCTGCGCCTGA